The following are encoded together in the Oceanobacillus zhaokaii genome:
- the phnC gene encoding phosphonate ABC transporter ATP-binding protein, with product MTLLQVKGLGKSYNSETQVLKNVDFEVNAGEFVSIIGPSGAGKSTLLRCINRMVEINEGKVIFDNADVGSLKKNELRKLRTNIGMIFQHYNLVPRLTVIENVLHGRFGYKTTLQGILGRFTEEEKERAFILLKKLGIEEHAYKRCDQLSGGQQQRVGICRALIQEPKLVLCDEPIASLDPNSSKVIMDHLKSITTEMGITCLVNLHQVEVAQDYSDRIIGLRKGEIVFDGPSKQLHENQINHIYGTELRELITV from the coding sequence ATGACATTGCTACAGGTTAAAGGTCTTGGGAAGTCTTATAATTCAGAGACACAAGTATTGAAGAATGTTGATTTTGAAGTAAATGCTGGCGAATTTGTTTCCATTATCGGTCCATCAGGAGCGGGTAAATCTACCTTATTACGCTGCATTAACCGAATGGTTGAAATAAATGAAGGCAAGGTTATTTTTGATAATGCTGATGTAGGCTCGTTGAAGAAGAATGAATTGCGTAAGCTGCGGACAAATATTGGGATGATTTTCCAGCATTATAACCTCGTACCAAGATTAACCGTGATAGAAAATGTCCTGCATGGGAGATTTGGTTATAAAACGACGTTGCAAGGTATATTAGGCAGATTTACAGAAGAGGAGAAAGAGCGTGCGTTTATCCTGCTAAAAAAGCTTGGCATTGAAGAACATGCGTATAAACGTTGTGATCAATTGAGTGGTGGGCAGCAGCAGCGTGTTGGTATTTGCCGCGCACTTATTCAAGAACCGAAGCTTGTACTCTGTGATGAGCCAATCGCGTCACTGGATCCCAATTCCTCAAAGGTCATTATGGATCATCTTAAGTCTATCACAACAGAGATGGGGATTACTTGTTTAGTAAACCTTCATCAAGTTGAGGTTGCGCAAGATTATTCTGATCGGATTATAGGCCTCAGGAAGGGTGAAATTGTATTTGACGGACCAAGCAAACAACTTCATGAAAATCAAATTAATCATATCTACGGAACGGAACTTAGGGAACTAATTACGGTATAA
- a CDS encoding PhnD/SsuA/transferrin family substrate-binding protein, whose amino-acid sequence MKKKWSLFVMLITFAVLLAACSEDSEDAGAAEVDDVINIVWYPNESGNDMKSSRDEIGRVITEATGKEVEHQLTTDYAIAIETLINNNADLAFMGAQGYIEAKNGNDAVTPLVVPSGESGTLEDAIYYSWLAVNVDEQDNYKVEGEFSLDTIAGTNFSFVSNSSTSGFVVPSSSILAHFNEQEEYADLVQEDLMEGGPLFEQVLFGGSHQGSAVNLLNGNADVAAFCDTCVENYVEVAEGDANTVGAVYKVKDDAAEPFNTVTGKEFTLMSVTPVLNAPFAANIDVLGQEDFDTLQELFTSDEVADNEKIFVPEDSGESGLFFKSADERFVEAEDSWFDPIRELSN is encoded by the coding sequence ATGAAAAAGAAATGGTCTTTATTTGTAATGCTAATTACTTTTGCAGTTCTTCTTGCTGCTTGTTCGGAAGATAGTGAAGATGCTGGTGCAGCTGAAGTAGACGATGTGATTAATATCGTATGGTATCCAAATGAATCTGGTAATGATATGAAATCCTCTCGAGATGAAATCGGCAGAGTAATCACGGAAGCTACTGGTAAAGAAGTAGAGCACCAATTAACAACAGACTACGCAATTGCAATTGAAACATTAATTAATAATAATGCAGACTTAGCATTTATGGGTGCACAGGGATATATCGAAGCAAAAAATGGTAATGATGCAGTTACTCCTTTAGTAGTTCCATCTGGTGAGTCTGGTACATTAGAAGATGCAATTTACTACAGCTGGTTAGCAGTAAATGTAGATGAACAGGATAATTATAAAGTAGAAGGAGAGTTTTCACTTGATACCATTGCTGGTACAAACTTCTCTTTTGTATCAAATAGCTCAACTTCAGGATTTGTTGTACCATCATCAAGTATTCTTGCTCATTTCAACGAACAAGAAGAATATGCTGATTTAGTTCAAGAAGATTTAATGGAGGGTGGTCCATTATTTGAACAAGTATTGTTTGGTGGATCTCACCAAGGTTCTGCAGTTAATCTATTAAATGGTAATGCCGATGTTGCAGCATTCTGTGATACTTGTGTAGAAAACTATGTAGAAGTTGCAGAAGGCGATGCAAACACGGTTGGTGCTGTTTATAAAGTAAAAGACGATGCAGCGGAGCCTTTTAACACGGTAACAGGAAAAGAATTTACACTAATGAGTGTGACACCAGTATTAAACGCACCCTTTGCTGCAAATATTGATGTATTAGGTCAGGAAGACTTTGATACATTGCAAGAATTATTTACTTCTGATGAAGTGGCTGATAATGAGAAGATCTTCGTTCCTGAAGATTCAGGAGAGTCAGGACTATTCTTTAAATCTGCAGATGAAAGATTTGTAGAAGCGGAAGATTCATGGTTTGATCCAATCCGTGAGCTTTCAAACTAA
- a CDS encoding PHP domain-containing protein: MKADLHVHSNFSDGSNSVRDAMKQAYDNGITHISFVDHDTVAGLPEVQRQGSEFGITVIPGIEISAYDFKRNRKVHVLGYNYQTEAVNIKETCDQILKRRHKHSLWQADRIRAAGYSLDMDAIIEAAKPSNTVYKQHIMQALTDAAFTAAEYKQLYIKLFKGDGVASGDTTYVDVFDAVRAIIADGGVAVIAHPGQLDSYDLIPELVQIGLGGIERNHLDHSAKDAQKVETLAKQYNLIMTGGTDYHGSFGEAIEIGSISSPFNRLLE; this comes from the coding sequence ATGAAGGCTGATTTACATGTTCATAGCAATTTTTCTGATGGCTCTAATTCAGTAAGGGATGCTATGAAACAAGCGTATGACAATGGAATTACACATATAAGTTTTGTTGATCATGATACAGTTGCCGGTCTGCCGGAAGTACAGCGGCAAGGTTCGGAATTTGGTATTACAGTTATTCCGGGAATTGAAATTTCTGCATATGATTTTAAACGAAATCGAAAAGTACATGTACTTGGATATAATTATCAAACGGAAGCAGTCAATATAAAGGAAACTTGCGACCAAATCCTTAAAAGACGTCATAAGCATTCATTATGGCAAGCGGATCGTATTAGAGCTGCCGGTTATTCATTAGATATGGACGCGATTATCGAAGCTGCAAAGCCAAGTAATACGGTTTATAAACAACATATTATGCAGGCTTTAACCGACGCAGCCTTTACAGCAGCGGAATATAAGCAGCTCTATATTAAGCTTTTTAAAGGAGATGGCGTTGCTTCTGGTGATACTACATATGTGGATGTCTTTGATGCGGTACGTGCCATTATTGCTGATGGTGGAGTTGCTGTCATCGCTCATCCTGGTCAATTAGATTCATATGACCTCATCCCTGAACTTGTTCAAATTGGGTTAGGAGGCATTGAACGCAATCATTTAGATCATTCAGCAAAAGATGCCCAAAAGGTAGAAACATTAGCTAAACAATACAATCTTATAATGACAGGTGGAACTGATTATCACGGTTCATTTGGGGAGGCCATCGAGATAGGGAGCATAAGTAGCCCTTTTAATAGATTATTAGAATAA
- the phnL gene encoding phosphonate C-P lyase system protein PhnL — protein sequence MSMLEIIDFGKQFTIHHLGKTRQAVKEINFNLEKGEFIGIVGKSGSGKSTILKSIYRTYLPDTGSILYNSDRFGTVDLFKASERQILYLRKHEIGYVSQFLNVMPRTTSRQLVEQALLEMGEPEEVALSEAEKALTHFELDPKLWDNYPNTFSGGEKLRLNIAIATVKKPRLLLLDEPTASLDQQSKLKVRQIIEKLKVNGTTLVGIFHDIEFMEGLCDKVYDMKARQLVREAGVSNEG from the coding sequence ATGTCGATGCTGGAAATTATTGATTTTGGCAAGCAATTTACCATTCATCATTTAGGTAAAACACGGCAAGCAGTTAAAGAAATTAATTTTAACTTAGAAAAAGGAGAATTCATTGGGATTGTTGGCAAGAGTGGCAGTGGAAAATCAACTATCCTGAAAAGCATTTATCGTACCTACTTACCTGATACTGGTAGCATTCTTTATAATTCGGACCGATTTGGAACGGTTGATTTGTTCAAGGCTTCCGAACGACAAATCCTTTATTTGCGAAAGCATGAAATTGGGTATGTATCGCAATTTCTAAATGTGATGCCGAGAACGACTTCTAGACAGCTTGTAGAGCAGGCACTCTTAGAAATGGGTGAGCCAGAAGAAGTAGCACTTAGTGAAGCAGAAAAAGCATTAACACATTTTGAGCTTGATCCTAAATTGTGGGACAACTATCCCAATACCTTTTCCGGTGGTGAGAAATTACGTTTAAACATTGCGATAGCGACAGTGAAAAAACCAAGATTATTATTGCTTGATGAACCGACAGCAAGCTTAGATCAACAATCAAAGCTAAAGGTTCGGCAAATTATTGAGAAATTAAAGGTAAATGGAACAACATTAGTAGGGATTTTTCATGATATTGAATTTATGGAAGGACTTTGTGACAAGGTTTATGACATGAAGGCAAGGCAACTCGTTCGTGAAGCTGGTGTCTCTAATGAAGGCTGA
- the phnM gene encoding phosphonate metabolism protein PhnM, producing MYIIANGKIVTEEAIISGFAVVIEGEHIQAIIPEEEASKYPDAALVDANGGYISPGFIDIHSDYIETIVSPRPTSMMDLNISLREAEKILISHGITTMFHSLSFYREDVFTHKPMRYPKNAQRLVDAIEATHNELHLIRHRLHARFEIDNIDEVDRLVENIENDKVHLLSFMDHTPGQGQYRDLEVYRDTLKGYRELTDDEVNVIIKERQNSTFMTMEKIKQVADIAISKGIAVASHDDDNIKKLELVKSFGTTISEFPITLEVAKKAKELGLQTIAGAPNVLLGGSHSGNLSAAEAIKHDCVDILCSDYYPAALLHAIFELSEKYGNDLHRMFMMVTLNPAKAVRMDDELGSIKPGKKADILIIERMDDGYPMLTTTMVNGSVMTTTNYRVK from the coding sequence ATGTATATCATTGCAAATGGAAAAATAGTAACAGAAGAAGCAATCATTAGTGGATTTGCGGTTGTTATTGAAGGTGAGCATATTCAAGCAATTATACCTGAGGAAGAGGCTTCTAAATATCCAGACGCAGCATTGGTTGATGCAAACGGCGGCTATATTTCACCAGGATTTATTGATATTCATTCCGATTATATCGAAACAATTGTATCACCGCGCCCGACAAGTATGATGGATCTTAATATCAGCTTGAGAGAAGCCGAGAAAATATTAATTAGCCATGGGATTACGACAATGTTTCATTCCCTGTCCTTCTACCGCGAAGATGTTTTTACACATAAACCGATGCGTTATCCAAAAAATGCGCAGCGCTTGGTGGATGCGATTGAGGCAACCCATAATGAATTGCATCTGATTCGTCATAGGCTCCATGCAAGATTTGAGATAGATAATATTGATGAAGTCGATCGACTCGTTGAGAATATCGAAAATGATAAAGTACATCTGCTCTCGTTTATGGACCATACACCTGGACAAGGCCAGTACAGGGATTTAGAAGTATATCGTGACACATTAAAAGGCTATCGCGAATTGACGGATGATGAAGTAAACGTAATTATCAAAGAACGCCAAAATAGTACGTTTATGACGATGGAAAAGATTAAACAGGTAGCAGATATTGCAATATCTAAAGGCATTGCAGTAGCCTCTCATGATGATGACAATATTAAAAAACTGGAGCTGGTCAAATCTTTTGGCACAACGATAAGTGAATTTCCAATCACATTAGAGGTTGCTAAAAAAGCAAAAGAATTAGGACTACAAACGATTGCTGGCGCACCAAATGTATTATTAGGAGGATCACACTCTGGTAATCTTTCAGCTGCAGAAGCTATTAAACATGACTGTGTTGATATTCTATGCAGCGATTACTATCCAGCCGCACTACTGCATGCGATATTCGAGTTAAGTGAAAAATACGGCAATGATTTACATCGTATGTTTATGATGGTGACATTAAATCCGGCAAAAGCTGTACGAATGGACGATGAACTCGGGTCAATTAAACCTGGTAAGAAGGCAGATATTCTCATTATTGAAAGAATGGATGACGGCTATCCAATGCTAACGACAACAATGGTCAATGGCTCGGTAATGACTACGACGAATTATCGCGTGAAGTAA
- a CDS encoding ATP-binding cassette domain-containing protein: MYEEPILSVRNLNRQFGPGCHQCNQEHDKGLEKNYCSNCGTVYACQDVSFDLFPGEILGIVGESGSGKSTLMQCLYFDADVTSGEAYIHDAALDGNNVFTLSSQRKRYIRNHTYGMVYQNPVHGLKMNFSSIGNIAEKLIAAGNRNVSEMEAIGKDLLESVHIPLFRMKEAPQNFSGGMQQRVQIAKALSNNPPILFLDEVTTGLDLSVQANVLDLIKKIQRELGISMIVVSHDLAVIRMLADRTVVMLNGSIIEEGLTDQILEDPQHAYTQQLVYSLL, from the coding sequence ATGTATGAAGAGCCAATATTAAGCGTACGAAATTTAAACAGACAATTTGGACCAGGCTGCCACCAATGTAATCAAGAACATGACAAGGGATTAGAGAAAAATTACTGTTCGAACTGTGGCACAGTGTATGCCTGCCAGGATGTTTCCTTTGATTTATTTCCTGGTGAAATCCTAGGTATCGTTGGTGAAAGTGGGAGCGGTAAATCAACATTGATGCAGTGCTTGTATTTTGATGCAGATGTGACATCGGGAGAAGCGTATATTCATGATGCTGCCCTGGATGGCAATAATGTTTTTACATTGTCTTCCCAACGAAAACGTTATATTCGTAATCATACATATGGCATGGTATATCAAAATCCAGTTCATGGATTAAAGATGAATTTTTCCTCCATTGGCAATATCGCAGAGAAATTAATTGCAGCAGGTAATCGTAATGTATCGGAAATGGAGGCAATTGGTAAGGACCTGTTAGAAAGTGTCCACATCCCATTGTTTCGGATGAAAGAAGCTCCACAAAACTTCTCTGGCGGCATGCAGCAACGGGTACAAATTGCCAAGGCCTTATCAAATAATCCACCGATTCTGTTTTTAGATGAAGTGACGACCGGACTGGATTTATCTGTACAGGCGAACGTTCTAGATCTGATTAAAAAAATCCAGCGGGAATTAGGCATAAGCATGATTGTTGTTTCCCATGATCTAGCAGTCATCCGTATGCTTGCAGATCGTACCGTCGTCATGCTGAATGGATCGATTATTGAAGAAGGGCTGACGGATCAAATATTAGAGGATCCACAGCATGCTTATACACAGCAATTAGTTTATTCATTGTTATAG
- a CDS encoding alpha-D-ribose 1-methylphosphonate 5-phosphate C-P-lyase PhnJ — translation MKTNTHFAFFDEGSKKEIRRAILKAVAIPGYQVPFASREMPIARGWGTGGLQITLSIIGKQDVLKVIDQGADESVNAVSIKKLVQATTGVELTERTGESSIIQSRHRIPEIALTEGQILVLQVPMPEPLRQYEAKEYKTKILHSEEDYSGAWLMLFEQIMKYGKTATGADHPVYVNNRYVMAPSPIPRFDNPKMHQSEALILLGAGREKKIYAVPPYTDVASLAFDDYPFTVESFKGKHCHLCGATNVFMDELIDHLNGETIYQCNDTSYCLERLNMDEEVEAEGEYV, via the coding sequence ATGAAAACTAATACGCATTTCGCCTTTTTTGATGAAGGTTCGAAAAAGGAAATCCGTCGTGCCATTCTAAAGGCTGTAGCTATCCCGGGCTATCAAGTACCATTCGCTTCAAGAGAAATGCCAATTGCACGTGGCTGGGGTACAGGCGGCCTACAGATTACCCTTTCAATTATTGGTAAACAGGATGTACTGAAGGTTATCGACCAAGGTGCAGATGAGTCTGTAAATGCTGTCAGTATTAAGAAATTAGTGCAAGCAACAACGGGGGTAGAGCTAACGGAACGAACGGGAGAATCAAGTATTATCCAATCGAGGCACCGTATTCCAGAAATAGCCTTAACAGAGGGACAAATTTTAGTTCTGCAAGTTCCAATGCCCGAACCACTTAGACAATACGAAGCAAAAGAATATAAAACGAAAATTCTCCATTCTGAAGAGGATTATAGCGGAGCATGGCTCATGCTTTTTGAACAAATTATGAAATATGGAAAAACAGCGACAGGCGCGGATCACCCAGTATATGTAAATAATCGCTATGTAATGGCACCTAGTCCAATCCCTAGATTTGATAATCCAAAAATGCACCAATCAGAAGCATTAATTCTTTTAGGTGCTGGCCGTGAAAAGAAAATTTATGCTGTACCGCCTTATACAGATGTAGCATCACTTGCCTTTGATGATTATCCATTTACGGTTGAATCGTTTAAAGGGAAACATTGTCATTTATGTGGAGCAACGAATGTTTTCATGGATGAATTGATCGATCATCTTAATGGCGAAACGATTTATCAATGTAATGACACGAGCTATTGTTTAGAAAGATTAAATATGGACGAAGAAGTGGAGGCGGAAGGTGAGTATGTATGA
- a CDS encoding carbon-phosphorus lyase complex subunit PhnI, with protein sequence MGYVAVKGGTKAIEASIERLKYERLKDEEILEVNTILATMKAMIDQVMSESSLYSPYLAALAIKQAEGSMEEAVFLMRAHRSTLPRLYYSQTVEAESMLVERRISASFKDIPGGQLLGATRDYTHRLLDFQLIDEDQSDNEQWLRDYKDKLAATRAQNEVQYFPKVVDYLREEGLFEKYEKNNTDPDDITKQSLQFPASRSAKLQVLTRGQTGAVTSLGYASLRGYGQVHPNVGEVRVGNLPIYVAHPNEMEQDEENEFYIGEIRVTEVESFVPVTVKNEQNESELEFEIGYGICYGQNETKAIAMSILDQCLEHPEAEFPTHDEEFVLLHIDSVESTGFISHLKLPHYVTFQSKLDSVRQVKGGDKDEN encoded by the coding sequence ATGGGTTATGTTGCGGTAAAGGGTGGTACGAAAGCTATCGAAGCTTCGATTGAACGATTGAAGTACGAGCGATTAAAGGATGAAGAAATACTAGAGGTCAACACAATATTAGCAACAATGAAAGCAATGATCGATCAAGTGATGTCAGAGAGCAGCTTGTATTCCCCATATTTAGCAGCACTTGCAATTAAGCAAGCGGAAGGCAGCATGGAGGAGGCAGTATTCTTAATGCGTGCGCATCGTTCTACGCTTCCTAGACTTTATTATAGTCAAACAGTTGAAGCAGAATCGATGTTAGTGGAACGCCGTATTTCTGCGAGTTTTAAAGATATTCCCGGTGGACAGCTGCTCGGTGCTACTCGTGACTATACCCATCGTTTACTTGATTTTCAATTAATTGATGAGGATCAAAGCGATAACGAGCAATGGTTACGAGATTATAAGGATAAATTAGCTGCAACCCGAGCACAGAATGAAGTGCAGTATTTTCCAAAAGTAGTCGACTATTTGCGTGAAGAAGGCCTTTTTGAAAAGTATGAGAAAAATAATACAGACCCAGATGATATTACAAAACAGAGTTTACAATTTCCAGCATCAAGAAGTGCGAAATTACAAGTATTGACACGTGGACAAACAGGTGCTGTCACTTCATTAGGTTATGCATCACTTCGAGGATATGGACAAGTCCACCCGAATGTTGGGGAAGTTCGTGTTGGCAATTTGCCGATATATGTCGCACATCCAAATGAAATGGAGCAAGACGAGGAAAATGAATTTTATATCGGTGAAATTAGAGTGACTGAGGTAGAATCCTTTGTTCCTGTCACCGTGAAAAACGAACAGAATGAATCGGAGCTTGAATTTGAAATTGGCTATGGCATTTGTTATGGCCAAAATGAAACAAAGGCAATTGCGATGAGCATCTTAGACCAATGTTTAGAGCATCCGGAAGCGGAATTTCCTACACATGATGAGGAATTTGTCCTGCTGCACATCGATTCTGTTGAGTCGACAGGCTTTATTTCGCACTTGAAGCTGCCACATTATGTAACGTTTCAATCGAAGCTGGACAGTGTCCGTCAGGTGAAAGGTGGGGACAAGGATGAAAACTAA
- the phnH gene encoding phosphonate C-P lyase system protein PhnH, with translation MAIDQVHDTQHVYRKLLHSMSRPGTISSIHEIAERIVYKLPCYQATFLSVMTLLDAEVTFHILSEKNQELIEKISEYTLAKYAPITEADFVIVLHDDTESTIIQAMEYCKIGNLIDPQASATWIIECPLIANEAELTLTGPGIKHHTELQVGLTQEIWQARNERTKEYPLGIDLIFIDEKAQLACVPRTTSVEILEVK, from the coding sequence ATGGCGATTGATCAAGTACATGATACGCAGCATGTATACCGGAAATTATTACATAGTATGTCACGGCCAGGTACGATTTCATCAATTCATGAGATTGCAGAGCGGATAGTATATAAGCTTCCCTGCTATCAAGCAACATTTCTAAGTGTCATGACATTGCTGGATGCTGAGGTTACGTTTCATATTCTTTCCGAGAAAAATCAAGAATTAATTGAAAAAATTTCGGAATATACTCTGGCAAAATATGCACCAATTACAGAAGCAGACTTTGTCATTGTATTACATGATGATACAGAATCAACAATCATACAGGCTATGGAGTATTGTAAGATTGGAAATTTAATTGACCCGCAAGCTTCTGCAACATGGATAATCGAGTGTCCGCTGATAGCGAATGAGGCAGAGCTTACATTAACGGGCCCAGGTATAAAACACCATACCGAGCTTCAAGTGGGACTAACACAGGAAATATGGCAAGCAAGAAATGAGCGCACGAAGGAATATCCATTGGGGATTGACCTCATTTTTATAGATGAAAAAGCACAGTTGGCCTGTGTGCCTCGCACAACTTCTGTGGAAATACTGGAGGTGAAATAA
- the phnG gene encoding phosphonate C-P lyase system protein PhnG codes for MKRRRRTEILIQSDSSLARSFAEMITQNHECQEIVAPQYGLTMIKMRESAKNSLFYIGEVLVTEAKVEINNQIGIGIVVGMQDELAKHLAIIDAAYKANLPEVEEWNPQLQRAEQQIMSRRAKEQADLFETKVNFETMDV; via the coding sequence ATGAAGAGACGAAGAAGAACAGAGATTCTTATTCAAAGTGACTCTAGTTTAGCTAGAAGTTTTGCAGAAATGATTACTCAGAACCATGAATGTCAGGAAATTGTTGCTCCGCAGTATGGATTGACGATGATTAAGATGCGCGAATCAGCAAAGAATTCCCTTTTCTATATTGGTGAAGTACTTGTTACCGAGGCAAAGGTTGAGATAAATAATCAAATTGGCATAGGGATTGTAGTGGGAATGCAGGATGAGCTTGCAAAGCATTTAGCGATTATTGACGCGGCATATAAAGCAAACCTGCCTGAGGTAGAGGAATGGAATCCACAGTTGCAGAGAGCAGAGCAGCAGATAATGAGCCGGCGCGCGAAAGAGCAGGCAGATTTATTTGAAACCAAGGTCAATTTTGAAACGATGGATGTTTAA
- a CDS encoding GntR family transcriptional regulator gives MISIDKENQITDDIMDKIVKGEIGTGEKLPSENELADKYRVPRMTVRHALLKLEERGYIYSKQGKGRYVKEAAIPIQLSLTGKISFTEKMNQLGFELKTSNIYCEKIDYDAEVYRILGTARGEAVFKIGRLRVINGEPIAIHNSYVSESSFPKIEEEGPAIQSMFSYYRKQGFKEFSSRQTMLSITFPTSKEQRLLSCKSMVPLIKVESDCIDAESKQILEHTKILYRSDKFKYDITMD, from the coding sequence ATTATTTCAATAGATAAGGAAAATCAAATCACCGATGACATAATGGATAAAATTGTAAAAGGAGAGATAGGGACAGGGGAAAAGCTGCCTTCTGAAAATGAACTAGCAGATAAATACAGAGTTCCAAGGATGACAGTGCGGCACGCGTTATTAAAATTAGAGGAACGTGGATATATTTATTCCAAGCAAGGGAAGGGCCGATATGTAAAAGAAGCCGCAATCCCGATTCAATTGAGTTTGACAGGGAAAATAAGTTTTACAGAAAAAATGAACCAATTAGGCTTTGAATTAAAAACAAGTAACATTTACTGTGAAAAAATCGATTATGACGCTGAAGTTTATCGGATCTTAGGTACAGCTAGAGGAGAAGCTGTTTTTAAAATTGGGAGATTGCGGGTTATCAATGGTGAACCAATCGCAATCCACAATTCATATGTAAGTGAATCCAGCTTCCCAAAGATTGAGGAAGAAGGACCAGCGATTCAATCAATGTTTTCCTATTACCGAAAGCAGGGATTTAAGGAATTTTCGAGCCGCCAAACCATGCTAAGTATAACTTTTCCAACCTCGAAGGAACAGCGGCTGCTTTCCTGTAAAAGCATGGTGCCACTTATTAAAGTTGAAAGTGATTGTATTGATGCAGAATCAAAGCAAATATTAGAGCATACGAAAATTTTATACCGTAGTGATAAATTTAAATATGATATAACGATGGATTGA
- a CDS encoding VOC family protein, which translates to MNRLNLITLGVRDMVESLKFYRDGLGFEVVVHGEETNPDVIFFNNGGTKISLFPIENLAKDINDENPPAASEGFSRIALAYNGKSKEEVDEVFSLAEKAGAKIVKKPQTVFWGGYSGYFQDPNGFYWEVAYGEDWAFDENDMLIVSKN; encoded by the coding sequence ATGAATCGATTAAATTTAATAACATTAGGTGTAAGAGACATGGTAGAATCACTTAAGTTTTACCGCGATGGGCTTGGGTTTGAGGTTGTTGTTCATGGAGAAGAAACGAACCCAGATGTGATTTTCTTTAATAATGGTGGTACAAAAATTTCACTGTTTCCGATTGAAAATCTTGCTAAAGATATTAATGATGAAAATCCACCAGCAGCATCTGAAGGATTTAGTAGAATCGCGCTTGCATATAATGGCAAGTCGAAGGAAGAAGTCGATGAAGTGTTTTCTTTAGCAGAAAAAGCTGGTGCTAAAATCGTTAAGAAGCCCCAAACCGTGTTCTGGGGCGGCTATAGTGGATACTTTCAAGATCCTAATGGGTTTTACTGGGAAGTAGCATACGGAGAAGATTGGGCATTCGATGAAAATGACATGCTAATTGTAAGTAAAAATTAA
- a CDS encoding L,D-transpeptidase: protein MALWIDISVGNHQLKLYDASTLLKTYPIGVGKILTPTPKGNYIIVNKEENPGGPFGVLWMGLSKPHYGIHGTNDPSSIGKSVSHGCIRMHNEDVVELSNMVPLGTNVYIHP from the coding sequence ATGGCACTTTGGATTGATATTTCAGTAGGTAATCATCAACTAAAGCTTTACGATGCAAGTACACTGCTTAAGACATATCCAATTGGAGTAGGAAAAATACTGACACCTACACCAAAAGGAAATTATATCATTGTTAACAAAGAGGAAAATCCCGGTGGACCTTTTGGTGTTTTATGGATGGGTTTATCTAAGCCTCATTACGGAATACATGGCACAAATGATCCTTCATCAATCGGCAAGTCTGTTTCACATGGCTGTATTCGGATGCATAACGAGGATGTAGTGGAGTTATCCAATATGGTTCCTCTTGGCACGAATGTCTATATTCACCCTTAA